A portion of the Krasilnikovia cinnamomea genome contains these proteins:
- a CDS encoding SDR family oxidoreductase — protein MTNNAPQNQHGKQDPTEQFRAPQEQQSGQIPHPGTTGQMDDKPDHGEQTYRGSGRLAGKRAIITGGDSGIGRAVAIAFAREGADVLISYLPEEEDDARETARLVEKADRKAITVPGDIRDERHCTAIVERAVSDLGGLDILVNNAAYQMAQPGGITNISTEQFDRVMKTNLYAMFWLSKAAVPHMEPGSTIINTASIQAYQPSPELLDYATTKAGIVAFTKALAAGLAEKGIRVNSVAPGPVWTPLIPATMSDEKVKSFGAQTPLGRAGQPAELAPAFVFFAAQESSYITGEVLGVTGGQPLP, from the coding sequence ATGACGAACAACGCGCCCCAGAACCAGCACGGCAAGCAGGACCCGACCGAACAGTTCAGGGCCCCGCAGGAGCAGCAGAGCGGGCAGATCCCGCATCCGGGCACCACGGGCCAGATGGACGACAAACCCGATCACGGTGAGCAGACCTACCGGGGCAGCGGACGGCTGGCGGGCAAACGGGCGATCATCACCGGCGGCGATTCCGGAATCGGGCGCGCCGTGGCCATCGCCTTCGCCCGCGAGGGCGCCGACGTGCTGATCTCGTACCTACCGGAGGAGGAGGACGACGCCCGCGAGACCGCGCGGCTGGTGGAGAAGGCCGACCGCAAGGCGATCACCGTGCCGGGTGACATCCGCGACGAGCGACACTGCACGGCCATCGTCGAACGCGCCGTCAGCGACCTCGGCGGCCTCGACATCCTGGTGAACAACGCGGCCTACCAGATGGCCCAGCCCGGTGGCATCACCAACATCAGCACCGAGCAGTTCGACCGGGTCATGAAGACCAACCTGTACGCGATGTTCTGGCTGAGCAAGGCCGCCGTGCCCCACATGGAGCCCGGGTCGACGATCATCAACACAGCATCGATCCAGGCCTACCAGCCGTCACCTGAACTGCTCGACTACGCCACCACCAAGGCGGGCATCGTCGCGTTCACCAAGGCCCTCGCCGCCGGGCTTGCGGAGAAGGGCATCCGGGTCAACTCCGTCGCGCCGGGCCCGGTCTGGACACCACTCATTCCGGCCACGATGTCCGACGAGAAGGTCAAGTCGTTCGGTGCGCAGACGCCACTCGGCCGGGCCGGCCAGCCGGCCGAACTCGCGCCCGCATTCGTCTTCTTCGCCGCTCAGGAGTCCAGCTACATCACCGGTGAAGTCCTGGGCGTGACAGGTGGGCAGCCGCTGCCCTGA
- a CDS encoding DUF418 domain-containing protein: protein MSETARSRLMNLDALRGLALLGIFVVNSTYVASAFHGTGVEDPAFTSTADRTVGSVLTLLFETKFYLLFSFLFGYSFTLQRDSAERRGTPFTAAFLRRLAALFALGAAHAVLLFPGDILTTYALLGVVLLVVGGMQTRTAATAAGTLLALTATAYAGLGTLQAAFGPPSTLDAGNLTAQADQAAVLLSGGPVDVIDAHLRELPDVAALLLLFQAPCALAMFLFGLAAGKRGLLARPIHATVLRRTQLIGFPIGLAGACLYAHATTHWTGTAGEAYAVAIDVLTAPALAAAYAATLLRLIRGRHGQRIADLLAPAGRMALSNYLAQSAVLAFIFTGYGLAEIGRLSPASVLVLVLVLYTIQLYASAIWMHTHAYGPLEWFLRAATHLTVPPWRRHRQPAA from the coding sequence GTGAGCGAGACAGCCCGCTCCCGTCTGATGAACCTGGACGCCCTGCGCGGCTTGGCGCTCCTGGGAATCTTCGTGGTCAATTCGACCTACGTCGCCTCCGCCTTCCACGGGACCGGCGTCGAAGACCCTGCCTTCACCTCAACCGCCGACCGCACCGTCGGCTCGGTCCTCACCCTCCTCTTCGAGACCAAGTTCTATCTGCTCTTCTCGTTCCTCTTCGGCTATTCCTTCACCCTGCAGCGGGACTCCGCCGAGCGCCGCGGGACCCCGTTCACCGCGGCGTTCCTGCGCCGCCTTGCCGCCCTCTTCGCGCTCGGCGCGGCCCATGCCGTGCTGCTGTTCCCCGGCGACATCCTGACCACCTACGCCCTGCTCGGAGTAGTCCTGCTGGTTGTCGGAGGCATGCAGACCCGCACGGCCGCCACCGCCGCCGGCACGCTACTGGCACTCACCGCCACCGCCTATGCGGGTCTCGGCACGCTGCAAGCGGCCTTCGGTCCCCCGAGCACCCTGGACGCCGGGAACCTCACCGCCCAGGCAGATCAGGCCGCGGTTCTGCTCAGTGGCGGACCGGTAGACGTCATCGATGCCCACCTGCGGGAGCTGCCCGACGTGGCCGCGTTGCTGTTGCTGTTCCAGGCCCCCTGCGCCCTGGCGATGTTCCTGTTCGGCCTCGCCGCGGGAAAGCGGGGTCTGCTCGCCCGACCCATCCACGCCACGGTGCTGCGCCGCACCCAGCTGATCGGCTTCCCCATCGGCCTGGCCGGAGCGTGCCTCTACGCCCACGCCACCACCCACTGGACCGGTACCGCGGGCGAAGCGTACGCCGTGGCCATCGACGTCCTCACCGCCCCGGCCCTGGCCGCCGCGTACGCTGCCACGTTGCTGCGCCTCATCCGGGGCCGACACGGACAGCGGATCGCCGACCTGCTTGCCCCCGCCGGCCGTATGGCCCTGAGCAACTACCTCGCCCAGTCGGCCGTGCTGGCCTTCATCTTCACCGGCTACGGCCTCGCCGAAATCGGCCGGCTCAGCCCCGCCTCGGTACTCGTTCTCGTTCTCGTCCTCTACACCATCCAGCTGTATGCCTCGGCCATCTGGATGCACACCCACGCCTACGGACCCCTGGAGTGGTTCCTGCGCGCTGCCACCCACCTGACAGTCCCGCCGTGGCGCAGACACAGACAGCCGGCAGCCTGA
- a CDS encoding zinc-dependent alcohol dehydrogenase, with product MKALQWQGVNKLAVGEVPDPTIRNAGDILVRVRRTVTCGSDLHLLGGYIPFMEKGDVLGHEFVGEVVEAGADVQRHHVGDRVVVSSFIACGRCWFCDQRLYSLCDNGNTNPAITETLWGHAPSGCFGYSHAMGGNPGSHAEYIRVPFADVGAFPVPDAVSDERALFASDSASTGWMGAELGGVQPGDVVAVWGAGAVGQLAARAAALLGADRVIIIDRYDYRLHQAEKYAGAETLNYERDDVAGELRERSGGRGPDVCIEAVGMEAHTPGIQFGYDQLKQQLRLQTDRPAAVRDAIHACRKGGSVFVLGVYAGFVDKFPLGALMNKGLTVRGAQMHGQRYIPMLLERMARDELVTEHLATHVMPLGQAPEGYRLFKEKEDNCVRAVFLPH from the coding sequence GTGAAGGCTCTGCAGTGGCAAGGCGTCAACAAGCTCGCCGTCGGCGAGGTGCCGGACCCGACAATCCGTAACGCGGGCGACATCCTCGTCCGGGTCAGGCGCACCGTCACCTGCGGCTCGGACCTGCACCTGCTCGGTGGCTACATCCCGTTCATGGAGAAGGGCGACGTGCTCGGGCACGAGTTCGTCGGCGAGGTCGTCGAGGCTGGGGCAGACGTACAGCGCCACCACGTCGGCGACCGGGTCGTCGTCTCCTCGTTCATCGCCTGCGGCCGCTGCTGGTTCTGCGACCAGCGCCTGTACTCGCTGTGCGACAACGGCAACACCAATCCGGCCATCACCGAGACCCTGTGGGGACACGCGCCCAGCGGGTGTTTCGGCTACTCGCATGCCATGGGCGGCAACCCTGGCAGCCACGCCGAGTACATCCGCGTGCCGTTCGCCGACGTCGGTGCGTTCCCGGTGCCAGACGCCGTCAGCGACGAGCGGGCGCTGTTCGCCTCCGACTCCGCCTCCACCGGATGGATGGGCGCGGAACTGGGCGGCGTTCAGCCCGGCGACGTCGTCGCGGTGTGGGGCGCCGGCGCGGTCGGGCAACTGGCCGCGCGCGCCGCGGCGCTGCTCGGCGCCGACCGGGTGATCATCATCGACCGGTACGACTACCGGCTGCACCAGGCGGAGAAGTACGCCGGGGCCGAAACCCTGAACTACGAGCGCGACGACGTCGCCGGTGAGCTACGCGAACGCAGCGGCGGGCGCGGCCCGGACGTCTGCATCGAAGCGGTCGGCATGGAGGCACACACCCCCGGCATCCAATTCGGGTACGACCAGCTCAAGCAGCAGCTACGCCTGCAAACCGACCGGCCCGCCGCGGTCCGCGACGCGATCCACGCCTGCCGCAAGGGCGGCTCGGTCTTCGTGCTCGGCGTCTACGCCGGATTCGTCGACAAGTTCCCGCTCGGAGCCCTGATGAACAAGGGCCTGACCGTACGCGGCGCGCAGATGCACGGGCAACGCTACATCCCGATGCTGCTGGAGCGGATGGCCCGCGACGAACTGGTGACCGAGCACCTGGCCACCCACGTCATGCCGCTGGGGCAGGCGCCCGAGGGTTACCGCCTCTTCAAGGAGAAGGAGGACAACTGCGTGCGGGCGGTCTTCCTCCCGCACTGA